One Prunus dulcis chromosome 7, ALMONDv2, whole genome shotgun sequence DNA segment encodes these proteins:
- the LOC117636173 gene encoding defensin Ec-AMP-D1-like: MEGSKRMFSTVFILVLLLVAIGTGPMVAEGKVETKETSRTCESLSTKFKGPCFRSSNCANICEKEGFKGGKCVGFRLRCTCTKKC; encoded by the exons ATGGAGGGATCCAAACGTATGTTTTCAACTGTCTTCATCCTCGTCCTGCTCCTTGTGGCTATTg GGACAGGTCCAATGGTTGCTGAGGGCAAGGTCGAAACAAAGGAGACGTCGAGGACTTGTGAGTCTTTGAGCACGAAATTCAAGGGACCTTGCTTCCGATCAAGCAACTGTGCAAATATTTGCGAAAAAGAAGGCTTCAAGGGAGGCAAATGTGTTGGCTTCAGGCTGAGATGTACGTGCACGAAGAAATGTTAG
- the LOC117634498 gene encoding UDP-N-acetylmuramoylalanine--D-glutamate ligase-like isoform X1, translating into MKLQSLNKGYAIRTLSPKPNGSAKLKIPKTIRSCATKQDLRGQSVAIIGLGKSGRAAARLALARGASVLAFDQNPNFGLLEQDPIFGRLGNDNGGLRTILGQFDGELLDNADRVVVSPGVPLQNYGLSSLLQLGKQVMSELDFAAEILPKSIKILAVTGTNGKSTVVTFAGQMLSHFGIETFVGGNLGSPLSEAAFQCLQPHSLKPKFKVAVVEVSSYQMEIPNKCFCPSVAVVLNLTPDHLERHRTMRDYAVTKCRLFLHMTDAKLGLLCFGNQYLNEAIMESMNELNLAWIGATPGVKIDMEAKMASFEVPALGVNSQLQLGAMNTIGIHNYHNAAVAALSVVGLNVGLDIEDIGPSIEKLRAPPHRMQIVCKDIHGVTWVDDSKATNVEATYAGLMGLKRQKSLILLGGLAKVLDGQKSNGFEQLIEPLKYHRCVITFGSSGTLIQKTLSENGLSIPCIRAVNLKGAVSWARRMAEHGDTIVLSPGCASFDEFRNFEHRGMFFQELAFSSC; encoded by the exons ATGAAGCTGCAATCTTTGAACAAAGGATATGCAATCCGAACTCTCAGTCCCAAACCTAATGGCTCCGCAAAGCTGAAAATCCCAAAAACCATTCGATCATGCGCTACAAAACAGGACCTTCGAGGCCAATCCGTCGCT ATTATCGGTTTGGGAAAATCTGGGAGAGCTGCGGCCAGGCTTGCTCTGGCCAGAGGCGCTTCAGTTTTAGCCTTTGACCAGAATCCGAACTTTGGTCTTTTAGAG CAAGATCCGATTTTTGGGAGGCTTGGTAATGATAATGGTGGATTGAGGACAATTTTGGGCCAATTTGATGGAGAGCTACTTGATAATGCGGACAGGGTGGTCGTGTCCCCTGGAGTTCCCCTACAAAACTATGGTCTTTCCTCTTTGTTGCAGTTG GGAAAGCAGGTGATGTCTGAGTTGGATTTTGCTGCCGAAATTCTCCCAAAAAGTATCAAGATTTTAGCAGTGACAGGGACTAATGGAAAATCAACTGTTGTCACTTTTGCTGGGCAG ATGCTTAGCCATTTTGGCATCGAGACATTTGTGGGGGGTAACCTTGGGAGTCCACTCTCAGAGGCTGCTTTCCAATGCTTACAGCCACATTCTTTAAAACCCAAGTTTAAG GTTGCAGTTGTGGAGGTTAGCAGTTATCAAATGGAGATTCCTAACAAATGTTTCTGCCCTTCT GTTGCTGTGGTGTTGAACCTTACACCTGATCATCTAGAAAGGCACAGGACAATGAGAGATTATGCAGTGACTAAATGCCGGTTATTTCTTCACATGACTGATGCCAAGCTTGggcttctttgttttg GAAACCAGTACTTGAATGAAGCAATTATGGAAAGCATGAATGAACTTAATCTTGCTTGGATAGGAGCCACTCCAGGTGTAAAA ATTGATATGGAGGCAAAAATGGCAAGCTTTGAAGTGCCTGCATTGGGAGTCAATTCACAACTGCAGTTGGGTGCAATGAACACAATTGGGATACACAACTATCACAATGCTGCAGTGGCTGCTCTATCTGTTGTTGGACTGAATGTTGGACTTGATATTGAAGACATTGGTCCAAgtattgaaaaattaagggcACCACCTCATCGTATGCAAATTG TATGCAAGGATATCCATGGAGTAACTTGGGTTGATGACAGTAAGGCAACAAATGTTGAAGCAACTTACGCAGGACTAATGGGTCTAAAGAGACAAAAATCTCTGATTCTACTCGGGGGCCTTGCAAAG GTGTTAGATGGACAAAAGTCTAATGGTTTTGAACAATTGATAGAACCTTTGAAGTACCATAGATGTGTAATCACT TTTGGATCTTCCGGAACGCTGATTCAGAAGACATTGTCTGAAAATGGTCTTAGCATTCCCTGTATCAGAGCAGTAAATCTGAAGGGCGCAGTCAGCTGGGCTAGGAGGATGGCAGAACATG GGGACACTATTGTACTAAGTCCAGGTTGTGCAAGCTTTGAtgaatttagaaattttgaGCATAGAGGAATGTTTTTCCAGGAGCTGGCCTTCTCATCATGTTAA
- the LOC117636131 gene encoding OVARIAN TUMOR DOMAIN-containing deubiquitinating enzyme 4-like isoform X1 — translation MKVNLDYQGFVNTIVCPPINHSPKNVVCLSGCTQIQMGSKICSVVSQGASSSCCKGLQTGKTGTKIFSLPLSKNRPTNIGQTSHGNCFRFFFSKDSRSLTVNAGGPNKGSLEISLACRGMNTRLLVPRQGMLPKIKCNVGPVSWPQACASAGLIFGLLVCNCSGPAHAEAAHREDEEDDNDLSYVKFSHGKKVYTDYSIIGIPGDGRCLFRSVAHGAYLRAGKAAPAESLQRELADDLRARVADEFIKRREETEWFVEGDFDTYVSQIRRPHVWGGEPELFMASHVLKMPITVYMYDEKAGGLITIAEYGQEYGKENAIKVLYHGFGHYDALRIPGKNGGRSRL, via the exons ATGAAGGTAAATCTTGATTATCAAG GTTTTGTTAACACGATTGTTTGTCCTCCCATCAACCATTCTCCAAAGAATGTGGTCTGCCTGAGTGGCTGTACCCAAATACAGATGGGGAGTAAGATCTGTAGTGTGGTGTCACAAGGAGCATCCAGTTCATGTTGTAAAGGTCTGCAGACAGGGAAAACAGGGACAAAAATTTTCAGTTTGCCTCTCTCCAAGAATCGTCCAACCAATATTGGCCAAACATCCCATGGAAACTGTTTCAGGTTTTTCTTCTCCAAGGATTCACGGTCATTAACTGTTAATGCTGGAGGACCTAATAAAGGAAGTCTTGAAATATCATTGGCATGTCGGGGTATGAATACCAGGCTTTTGGTTCCAAGACAAGGAATGCTTCCCAAAATCAAGTGTAATGTGGGCCCAGTATCTTGGCCACAGGCATGTGCCTCTGCTGGTTTAATATTTGGATTGTTGGTCTGTAATTGTTCAGGACCAGCACATGCTGAAGCAGCTCACAGGGAGGATGAGGAAGATGACAATGATTTATCATATGTGAAATTCTCACATGGGAAAAAAGTTTACACTGACTACTCTATTATTG GAATACCTGGAGATGGGAGGTGCTTATTCCGCTCTGTTGCTCATGGGGCTTATTTACGAGCTGGGAAAGCAGCTCCTGCAGAGAGCCTTCAGAGAGAATTAGCAGATGACTTGAGAGCTCGG GTAGCAGATGAGTTTATCAAAAGGAGGGAAGAGACAGAATG GTTTGTTGAAGGTGATTTTGACACGTATGTTTCCCAAATAAGAAGGCCACATGTATGGGGAGGTGAGCCTGAATTGTTCATGGCTTCACATGTTCTCAA GATGCCAATCACAGTGTACATGTATGATGAAAAGGCTGGTGGGTTGATAACCATTGCTGAGTATGGGCAAGAATATGGAAAGGAAAATGCCATCAAAGTTCTCTACCACGGGTTTGGCCATTACGATGCCTTGCGTATTCCCGGAAAGAATGGTGGTAGATCTAGGCTTTAG
- the LOC117634498 gene encoding UDP-N-acetylmuramoylalanine--D-glutamate ligase-like isoform X2, which yields MKLQSLNKGYAIRTLSPKPNGSAKLKIPKTIRSCATKQDLRGQSVAIIGLGKSGRAAARLALARGASVLAFDQNPNFGLLEQDPIFGRLGNDNGGLRTILGQFDGELLDNADRVVVSPGVPLQNYGLSSLLQLGKQVMSELDFAAEILPKSIKILAVTGTNGKSTVVTFAGQMLSHFGIETFVGGNLGSPLSEAAFQCLQPHSLKPKFKVAVVEVSSYQMEIPNKCFCPSVAVVLNLTPDHLERHRTMRDYAVTKCRLFLHMTDAKLGLLCFGNQYLNEAIMESMNELNLAWIGATPGVKIDMEAKMASFEVPALGVNSQLQLGAMNTIGIHNYHNAAVAALSVVGLNVGLDIEDIGPSIEKLRAPPHRMQIVCKDIHGVTWVDDSKATNVEATYAGLMGLKRQKSLILLGGLAKVLDGQKSNGFEQLIEPLKYHRCVITVYHLFLFIYTYTYHCLCLHILY from the exons ATGAAGCTGCAATCTTTGAACAAAGGATATGCAATCCGAACTCTCAGTCCCAAACCTAATGGCTCCGCAAAGCTGAAAATCCCAAAAACCATTCGATCATGCGCTACAAAACAGGACCTTCGAGGCCAATCCGTCGCT ATTATCGGTTTGGGAAAATCTGGGAGAGCTGCGGCCAGGCTTGCTCTGGCCAGAGGCGCTTCAGTTTTAGCCTTTGACCAGAATCCGAACTTTGGTCTTTTAGAG CAAGATCCGATTTTTGGGAGGCTTGGTAATGATAATGGTGGATTGAGGACAATTTTGGGCCAATTTGATGGAGAGCTACTTGATAATGCGGACAGGGTGGTCGTGTCCCCTGGAGTTCCCCTACAAAACTATGGTCTTTCCTCTTTGTTGCAGTTG GGAAAGCAGGTGATGTCTGAGTTGGATTTTGCTGCCGAAATTCTCCCAAAAAGTATCAAGATTTTAGCAGTGACAGGGACTAATGGAAAATCAACTGTTGTCACTTTTGCTGGGCAG ATGCTTAGCCATTTTGGCATCGAGACATTTGTGGGGGGTAACCTTGGGAGTCCACTCTCAGAGGCTGCTTTCCAATGCTTACAGCCACATTCTTTAAAACCCAAGTTTAAG GTTGCAGTTGTGGAGGTTAGCAGTTATCAAATGGAGATTCCTAACAAATGTTTCTGCCCTTCT GTTGCTGTGGTGTTGAACCTTACACCTGATCATCTAGAAAGGCACAGGACAATGAGAGATTATGCAGTGACTAAATGCCGGTTATTTCTTCACATGACTGATGCCAAGCTTGggcttctttgttttg GAAACCAGTACTTGAATGAAGCAATTATGGAAAGCATGAATGAACTTAATCTTGCTTGGATAGGAGCCACTCCAGGTGTAAAA ATTGATATGGAGGCAAAAATGGCAAGCTTTGAAGTGCCTGCATTGGGAGTCAATTCACAACTGCAGTTGGGTGCAATGAACACAATTGGGATACACAACTATCACAATGCTGCAGTGGCTGCTCTATCTGTTGTTGGACTGAATGTTGGACTTGATATTGAAGACATTGGTCCAAgtattgaaaaattaagggcACCACCTCATCGTATGCAAATTG TATGCAAGGATATCCATGGAGTAACTTGGGTTGATGACAGTAAGGCAACAAATGTTGAAGCAACTTACGCAGGACTAATGGGTCTAAAGAGACAAAAATCTCTGATTCTACTCGGGGGCCTTGCAAAG GTGTTAGATGGACAAAAGTCTAATGGTTTTGAACAATTGATAGAACCTTTGAAGTACCATAGATGTGTAATCACTGTATATCatcttttcctcttcatttATACTTACAC ATATCACTGCTTATGTCTTCATATTTTGTATTAG
- the LOC117635876 gene encoding receptor protein kinase-like protein ZAR1 codes for MLLFLHIALLLLIAEVVLCLNPDGLSLLALKSAIETDPTRVLDSWFDSDPTPCHWHGVVCTRNRVTDLLLSDKGFSGYIPSELGHLDSLKRLSLSRNNFSKLIPAHLFNATNLISLDLSRNSFVGPVPAQIEALKALKHLDLSSNFLNGSLPESLAELPSLAGTLNLSYNKFSGEVPASYGRLPVLVSLDLRHNNLTGKVPQVGSLVNQGPTAFSGNPSLCGFPLEIPCPEAQNPNASKSGAEDVQKPLNTDPSLVNGVEERENRRGGSVTVPIISGLSVVIGAVSVSVWLLRIRRRAKEVKTVREKVEKAVVVVEDEGEGQNGKFVVLDEGFGLELEDLLRASAYVVGKSRSGITYRVVAGTAGKGYGAAPAVVAVRRLSEGDATWRLKEFEAEVEAIGKVVHPNIVRLRAYYYANDEKLLVTDFIRNGSLYNALHGVPSTYLPPLPWTARLKIAQGTARGLMYIHEHSPRKYVHGNIKSTKILLNDDLQPYISGFGLARLMLGTSKFTTSASRKHNSSQCIGASGLTVSTSSTIYLAPEARISGSKFTQKCDVYSFGVVLLEILTGRLPDEGLENGGKGLESLVRKTFRDERPLSEIIDPVLLQEVYAKKQVVEAFHIALNCTELDPELRPRMKTVSESLDRIKLRC; via the exons ATGCTTCTTTTTCTACACATTGCTTTGCTTCTTCTCATTGCTGAAGTTGTGCTGTGTCTCAACCCAGATGGTCTCTCCCTCCTCGCCCTCAAATCCGCAATTGAAACCGACCCCACCCGCGTCCTCGACTCCTGGTTCGACTCCGACCCGACCCCCTGCCACTGGCACGGCGTCGTTTGCACCCGCAACCGAGTCACTGACCTCTTACTCAGCGACAAAGGCTTCTCCGGCTACATTCCCTCCGAACTCGGTCACCTCGACTCGCTCAAGCGACTCAGTCTGTCCAGAAACAACTTCTCCAAGCTCATCCCGGCCCACCTCTTCAACGCCACCAACCTCATTTCTCTGGACCTCTCTCGAAACTCCTTCGTCGGCCCAGTTCCGGCCCAAATCGAAGCCCTCAAAGCCCTAAAACACCTCGATTTGTCTTCTAATTTCCTCAACGGCTCCCTCCCCGAGTCTCTCGCCGAGCTCCCGTCCCTCGCCGGAACCCTTAACCTCTCGTACAACAAATTTTCAGGCGAGGTTCCGGCGTCATACGGACGGCTTCCGGTGCTAGTGAGCCTGGACCTCCGGCACAACAATCTCACTGGAAAAGTGCCTCAGGTGGGATCGCTTGTGAACCAGGGCCCCACCGCATTCTCCGGCAACCCTAGCCTCTGCGGGTTTCCGTTGGAGATTCCGTGCCCGGAAGCTCAAAACCCAAACGCCTCCAAAAGCGGAGCCGAGGACGTTCAAAAGCCTCTCAACACCGACCCGAGCTTGGTGAATGGGGTCGAGGAAAGAGAAAATCGAAGAGGTGGGTCGGTGACGGTTCCGATCATTTCGGGCCTGTCAGTGGTGATCGGGGCCGTCTCGGTTTCGGTGTGGCTGCTTCGGATAAGGAGGAGGGCCAAGGAGGTCAAAACGGTAAGAGAGAAAGTGGAAAAGGCGGTGGTGGTTGTTGAGGACGAGGgggaggggcaaaatggtaaattCGTGGTGCTGGATGAGGGGTTTGGGTTGGAATTAGAGGATTTATTGAGGGCATCGGCGTACGTGGTGGGGAAGAGCAGGAGTGGGATTACGTACAGGGTCGTCGCCGGGACTGCTGGGAAGGGATACGGTGCGGCGCCGGCAGTTGTGGCCGTGAGGAGGCTGAGCGAGGGTGACGCCACGTGGCGGTTGAAGGAGTTTGAGGCTGAGGTGGAGGCCATAGGGAAGGTAGTCCACCCGAATATTGTACGCTTGAGAGCATATTATTATGCGAATGATGAGAAACTTCTGGTCACTGATTTCATTCGCAATGGCAGCTTGTACAATGCACTCCACG GGGTACCATCCACTTATTTGCCTCCATTACCATGGACAGCAAGGTTAAAAATTGCTCAGGGGACCGCTAGGGGATTGATGTACATACATGAACACAGCCCTCGAAAGTATGTTCATGGAAACAttaaatcaacaaaaatactTCTCAATGATGATCTCCAACCTTACATATCAGGGTTCGGATTGGCACGCCTTATGTTGGGGACCTCAAAGTTCACCACTTCAGCATCCAGAAAACACAACTCAAGCCAATGCATTGGAGCCTCTGGTTTGACTGTTTCAACTTCCTCAACCATTTACTTAGCGCCCGAGGCTCGAATTTCTGGCAGCAAGTTCACTCAGAAATGTGACGTGTACTCTTTTGGGGTTGTGCTCTTGGAGATCTTAACTGGCAGGTTGCCAGACGAAGGGCTCGAAAATGGTGGTAAGGGACTTGAGAGTCTAGTCAGGAAGACATTCAGAGATGAGCGCCCCTTGTCTGAGATTATAGACCCTGTACTTCTGCAAGAGGTTTATGCAAAGAAGCAAGTTGTTGAAGCCTTTCACATTGCCCTTAATTGCACCGAACTCGACCCTGAACTGCGTCCAAGGATGAAAACTGTTTCAGAGAGTCTCGATCGTATTAAATTGCGATGTTAA
- the LOC117636131 gene encoding OVARIAN TUMOR DOMAIN-containing deubiquitinating enzyme 4-like isoform X2, producing the protein MKVNLDYQGFVNTIVCPPINHSPKNVVCLSGCTQIQMGSKICSVVSQGASSSCCKGLQTGKTGTKIFSLPLSKNRPTNIGQTSHGNCFRFFFSKDSRSLTVNAGGPNKGSLEISLACRGPAHAEAAHREDEEDDNDLSYVKFSHGKKVYTDYSIIGIPGDGRCLFRSVAHGAYLRAGKAAPAESLQRELADDLRARVADEFIKRREETEWFVEGDFDTYVSQIRRPHVWGGEPELFMASHVLKMPITVYMYDEKAGGLITIAEYGQEYGKENAIKVLYHGFGHYDALRIPGKNGGRSRL; encoded by the exons ATGAAGGTAAATCTTGATTATCAAG GTTTTGTTAACACGATTGTTTGTCCTCCCATCAACCATTCTCCAAAGAATGTGGTCTGCCTGAGTGGCTGTACCCAAATACAGATGGGGAGTAAGATCTGTAGTGTGGTGTCACAAGGAGCATCCAGTTCATGTTGTAAAGGTCTGCAGACAGGGAAAACAGGGACAAAAATTTTCAGTTTGCCTCTCTCCAAGAATCGTCCAACCAATATTGGCCAAACATCCCATGGAAACTGTTTCAGGTTTTTCTTCTCCAAGGATTCACGGTCATTAACTGTTAATGCTGGAGGACCTAATAAAGGAAGTCTTGAAATATCATTGGCATGTCGGG GACCAGCACATGCTGAAGCAGCTCACAGGGAGGATGAGGAAGATGACAATGATTTATCATATGTGAAATTCTCACATGGGAAAAAAGTTTACACTGACTACTCTATTATTG GAATACCTGGAGATGGGAGGTGCTTATTCCGCTCTGTTGCTCATGGGGCTTATTTACGAGCTGGGAAAGCAGCTCCTGCAGAGAGCCTTCAGAGAGAATTAGCAGATGACTTGAGAGCTCGG GTAGCAGATGAGTTTATCAAAAGGAGGGAAGAGACAGAATG GTTTGTTGAAGGTGATTTTGACACGTATGTTTCCCAAATAAGAAGGCCACATGTATGGGGAGGTGAGCCTGAATTGTTCATGGCTTCACATGTTCTCAA GATGCCAATCACAGTGTACATGTATGATGAAAAGGCTGGTGGGTTGATAACCATTGCTGAGTATGGGCAAGAATATGGAAAGGAAAATGCCATCAAAGTTCTCTACCACGGGTTTGGCCATTACGATGCCTTGCGTATTCCCGGAAAGAATGGTGGTAGATCTAGGCTTTAG
- the LOC117634325 gene encoding WD repeat-containing protein 55 isoform X1, with translation MEINLGQLAFDIDFHPSQQLVTTGLINGELHLYRYTSDSIPERVLQVQAHSESCRAARFINNGHAILTGSPDCSILATDVETGAAVARLEDAHGCAVNKLINLTESTVASGDDEGCIKVWDTRQQSCCNSFKVHEEYISDMTFAADSMKLLGTSGDGTLSVCNLRRNKVQAQSEFSEEELLSVVIMKNGRKVVCSSHIGNLLLYSWGCFNDCSDRFVDLSPNSVDVLLKLDEDRLITGSETGLISLVGILPNRVIQPIAEHSEYPVEGLAFSHDKKFLGSIAHDQMLKLWDMDDLLQGSTKTLKHQAAVEDSDSDEMDMDNNPPKSKKGTKRKNASKDHVSGSSNNFFADLQMDG, from the exons ATGGAGATAAATTTGGGGCAATTGGCGTTTGACATTGATTTTCATCCATCACAGCAGTTGGTGACTACAGGTCTTATCAACGGAGAACTTCATTTGTACCGATACACGTCTGATTCCATACCAGAAAG GGTGTTGCAAGTTCAAGCACACAGTGAATCTTGCAGAGCTGCTCGGTTCATCAACAATGGCCATG CCATTTTGACGGGGTCTCCCGACTGCTCAATTCTTGCAACCGATGTGGAAACTGGTGCTGCTGTTGCTCGCCTCGAAGATGCTCATGG GTGTGCAGTCAATAAGCTTATCAACTTGACGGAGTCTACGGTTGCCTCTGGAGATGACGAAGGCTGTATTAAG GTGTGGGATACCAGACAACAATCTTGCTGCAATTCTTTCAAAGTTCATGAAGAGTACATTTCTGATATGACTTTTGCAGCTGATTCCATGAAACTCCTGGGAACTAG TGGAGATGGGACTCTTTCTGTTTGCAATCTTCGAAGAAATAAA GTCCAAGCTCAATCTGAATTTTCAGAAGAGGAGCTACTGTCTGTGGTTATCatgaag AATGGTCGGAAAGTTGTTTGCAGCTCACACATTGGGAATCTATTATTGTATTCATGGGGTTGTTTCAATGATTGCAg TGATCGGTTTGTTGATCTCTCTCCCAATTCTGTTGATGTTTTGCTGAAG CTTGATGAAGATAGGTTGATCACTGGATCTGAGACTGGACTTATCAG CCTAGTAGGTATATTACCCAACAGAGTCATACAACCAATTGCGGAGCACTCAGAATATCCTGTTGAGGGTCTTG CCTTTTCCCATGATAAAAAGTTTCTGGGCAGTATAGCACATGATCAGATGTTgaag CTATGGGATATGGATGACTTATTGCAAGGTTCCACAAAGACTTTAAAGCATCAAGCAGCTGTGGAAGACAGTGATAGTGATGAGATGGATATGGATAATAATCCTCCAAAGTCTAAGAAAG GGACAAAGAGGAAAAATGCAAGCAAAGATCACGTTTCGGGCAgttcaaacaatttttttgcTGATTTACAGATGGATGGTTGA
- the LOC117634962 gene encoding defensin Ec-AMP-D1-like — MEGSRRVFSTVFILVLLLVAIGTGPMVAEGKVTTKVESRTCESLSTKFKGFCLRSSSCADACQKEGFMGGKCPGFRLRCTCTKKC; from the exons ATGGAGGGATCTAGACGTGTGTTTTCAACTGTCTTCATCCTCGTCCTGCTCCTTGTGGCTATTg GGACGGGTCCAATGGTTGCTGAGGGCAAGGTCACAACAAAGGTGGAGTCAAGGACTTGTGAGTCTCTGAGCACGAAATTCAAGGGATTTTGCTTACGATCAAGCAGCTGTGCAGATGCTTGCCAAAAAGAGGGCTTCATGGGAGGCAAATGTCCTGGCTTCAGGCTGAGATGTACATGCACTAAGAAATGTTAG
- the LOC117634325 gene encoding WD repeat-containing protein 55 isoform X2: MEINLGQLAFDIDFHPSQQLVTTGLINGELHLYRYTSDSIPERVLQVQAHSESCRAARFINNGHAILTGSPDCSILATDVETGAAVARLEDAHGCAVNKLINLTESTVASGDDEGCIKVWDTRQQSCCNSFKVHEEYISDMTFAADSMKLLGTSDRFVDLSPNSVDVLLKLDEDRLITGSETGLISLVGILPNRVIQPIAEHSEYPVEGLAFSHDKKFLGSIAHDQMLKLWDMDDLLQGSTKTLKHQAAVEDSDSDEMDMDNNPPKSKKGTKRKNASKDHVSGSSNNFFADLQMDG; encoded by the exons ATGGAGATAAATTTGGGGCAATTGGCGTTTGACATTGATTTTCATCCATCACAGCAGTTGGTGACTACAGGTCTTATCAACGGAGAACTTCATTTGTACCGATACACGTCTGATTCCATACCAGAAAG GGTGTTGCAAGTTCAAGCACACAGTGAATCTTGCAGAGCTGCTCGGTTCATCAACAATGGCCATG CCATTTTGACGGGGTCTCCCGACTGCTCAATTCTTGCAACCGATGTGGAAACTGGTGCTGCTGTTGCTCGCCTCGAAGATGCTCATGG GTGTGCAGTCAATAAGCTTATCAACTTGACGGAGTCTACGGTTGCCTCTGGAGATGACGAAGGCTGTATTAAG GTGTGGGATACCAGACAACAATCTTGCTGCAATTCTTTCAAAGTTCATGAAGAGTACATTTCTGATATGACTTTTGCAGCTGATTCCATGAAACTCCTGGGAACTAG TGATCGGTTTGTTGATCTCTCTCCCAATTCTGTTGATGTTTTGCTGAAG CTTGATGAAGATAGGTTGATCACTGGATCTGAGACTGGACTTATCAG CCTAGTAGGTATATTACCCAACAGAGTCATACAACCAATTGCGGAGCACTCAGAATATCCTGTTGAGGGTCTTG CCTTTTCCCATGATAAAAAGTTTCTGGGCAGTATAGCACATGATCAGATGTTgaag CTATGGGATATGGATGACTTATTGCAAGGTTCCACAAAGACTTTAAAGCATCAAGCAGCTGTGGAAGACAGTGATAGTGATGAGATGGATATGGATAATAATCCTCCAAAGTCTAAGAAAG GGACAAAGAGGAAAAATGCAAGCAAAGATCACGTTTCGGGCAgttcaaacaatttttttgcTGATTTACAGATGGATGGTTGA
- the LOC117636095 gene encoding defensin Ec-AMP-D1-like has product MEGSKRMFSTVFILVLLLVAIGTGPMVAEGKVETKETSRTCESLSTKFKGPCFRSSNCANICEKEGFKGGKCVGFRLRCTCTKKC; this is encoded by the exons ATGGAGGGATCCAAACGTATGTTTTCAACTGTCTTCATCCTCGTCCTGCTCCTTGTGGCTATTg GGACGGGTCCAATGGTTGCTGAGGGCAAGGTCGAAACAAAGGAGACGTCGAGGACTTGTGAGTCTTTGAGCACGAAATTCAAGGGACCTTGCTTCCGATCAAGCAACTGTGCAAATATTTGCGAAAAAGAAGGCTTCAAGGGAGGCAAATGTGTTGGCTTCAGGCTGAGATGTACGTGCACTAAGAAATGTTAG